The following are encoded together in the Streptomyces flavofungini genome:
- a CDS encoding RDD family protein encodes MSAPTPAPGDDRPREGYYPDPSIPGYVRYWNGAAWVPGTSRPAPSDGEPLPAPPRSATAPPAPAPAPAAPAAAEETGPVFFDEEPGGVTQTGPDTDTNIGLGVGLGLGAGPDAASGSGSASGSAAGSGFGAGAGAGFGDGQHGAKPEPASAWQADAARQTGLGGEQDQRVSWGSPAQADPRDPRVRGEGAAPGAAGAAAGSAAEAGARRVPAQQQPGARQEPGQREQAPAAVGRPGDADADGPGTATSRAVEHAVPKPATTEGTVTFRRPTGPVKPAGAGTPDADGGTEGTMAIRALRPKSGQAGHTSGAAASSPSPSPSPSTPVSIHASPSPSPSPSPSSATPAAAAAQTPVVPQQQGRAPQAGAQEQGVPPQAGAQEQGVPPQAGVQGGAQGGAPGGVASPLTSGPGGGSASWAQQVHQLAQSPGQGQSGPQGEGPVLPWKPVTADPFAAVVQAQSEARPAGLGKRFAARFIDTVVLAAVTAGAALPLGTRAADHIDSKIDAAKLSGEKVTVWLLDGTTAGYLGIVLGVLLLFGVLYEALPTAKWGRTLGKKVCGVEVRDIEEHGAPSFGAALRRWLVYSVPGVLVVGVVGVLWCLFDRPWRQCWHDKAAGTFVAG; translated from the coding sequence ATGAGCGCCCCAACCCCGGCCCCCGGCGACGACAGGCCCCGCGAAGGCTACTACCCCGATCCGTCCATTCCGGGATATGTCCGGTACTGGAACGGCGCGGCCTGGGTGCCCGGTACCAGCCGTCCCGCACCGTCCGACGGCGAGCCCCTGCCCGCACCGCCCCGCTCGGCCACCGCGCCCCCCGCCCCCGCTCCGGCCCCGGCTGCGCCCGCTGCCGCCGAGGAGACCGGCCCGGTGTTCTTCGACGAGGAGCCGGGAGGAGTGACGCAGACCGGCCCGGACACGGACACGAACATCGGCCTGGGGGTCGGTCTGGGCCTGGGCGCCGGTCCTGACGCCGCCTCCGGCTCCGGTTCTGCCTCCGGCTCCGCTGCCGGGTCCGGCTTCGGAGCCGGTGCGGGTGCCGGGTTCGGTGACGGACAGCACGGGGCCAAGCCCGAGCCCGCCTCGGCCTGGCAGGCGGACGCGGCCCGGCAGACGGGGCTCGGCGGTGAGCAGGACCAGCGGGTGTCATGGGGCTCGCCCGCCCAGGCGGACCCGCGGGACCCGCGCGTGCGGGGCGAGGGGGCGGCGCCCGGCGCGGCGGGGGCGGCCGCGGGGAGCGCGGCCGAAGCCGGCGCGCGGCGCGTGCCCGCGCAACAGCAGCCCGGTGCGCGGCAGGAGCCGGGGCAGCGGGAGCAGGCTCCGGCGGCCGTCGGCCGACCCGGGGACGCCGACGCGGACGGGCCGGGCACGGCGACGTCCCGGGCCGTCGAGCACGCCGTGCCGAAGCCCGCCACCACCGAGGGAACGGTGACCTTCCGGCGGCCGACGGGTCCGGTGAAACCGGCGGGGGCCGGGACGCCGGACGCGGACGGCGGGACCGAGGGGACCATGGCGATCCGGGCCCTTCGCCCCAAGTCGGGGCAAGCGGGGCACACTTCCGGCGCCGCTGCCTCATCCCCGTCGCCCTCGCCCTCGCCCTCCACTCCTGTCTCCATCCATGCCTCCCCTTCCCCGTCCCCTTCTCCGTCCCCTTCTTCAGCGACTCCCGCGGCCGCGGCCGCCCAGACTCCTGTGGTGCCGCAGCAGCAGGGACGCGCCCCGCAGGCCGGGGCACAGGAGCAGGGTGTGCCCCCGCAGGCCGGGGCACAGGAGCAGGGTGTGCCCCCGCAGGCCGGTGTCCAGGGCGGTGCCCAAGGCGGCGCCCCGGGCGGAGTCGCCTCGCCGTTGACGTCCGGGCCCGGCGGCGGGTCGGCCTCCTGGGCCCAGCAGGTGCACCAGCTCGCGCAGTCGCCGGGGCAGGGGCAGTCGGGGCCGCAGGGCGAGGGCCCCGTCCTGCCGTGGAAGCCGGTGACCGCGGACCCGTTCGCGGCGGTGGTCCAGGCGCAGTCGGAGGCGCGGCCCGCGGGGCTCGGCAAGCGGTTCGCGGCGCGGTTCATCGACACGGTGGTGCTCGCCGCCGTGACCGCGGGGGCGGCGCTGCCGCTCGGCACCCGGGCCGCGGACCACATCGACAGCAAGATCGACGCGGCGAAGCTGTCGGGCGAGAAGGTCACGGTGTGGCTGCTCGACGGGACGACGGCCGGGTACCTCGGCATCGTCCTCGGCGTGCTGCTGCTCTTCGGGGTCCTGTACGAGGCGCTGCCCACGGCCAAGTGGGGCCGCACCCTCGGCAAGAAGGTGTGCGGGGTCGAGGTCAGGGACATCGAGGAGCACGGGGCGCCGTCGTTCGGGGCGGCGCTGCGGCGCTGGCTCGTGTACAGCGTGCCGGGGGTCCTGGTGGTCGGGGTCGTCGGGGTGCTGTGGTGCCTGTTCGACCGCCCCTGGCGCCAGTGCTGGCACGACAAGGCGGCCGGGACGTTCGTGGCGGGCTGA
- a CDS encoding RDD family protein, which yields MSTEPPQYPNGPDPDDNDPFRKQPPPASDGPPPPGGGSPYDPPPPGAGGGTPFGGGGPGGTPPPPYGGDPYGGGFGGQDPLAGMPPLADSGKRVLARIIDMILVGAVVILLSLLFGTNEYDWDPDKVDAGRSFGQSLLAAVLYMAYDSYLISKTGQTLGKKWLGMRVANLNDGANPTLQTALARSAVLWIPFAFCCACIWTAICGGWSFFDKPYKQGLHDKAAKTVVVSVG from the coding sequence ATGAGCACCGAACCGCCGCAATACCCCAACGGCCCGGACCCCGACGACAACGACCCCTTCAGGAAGCAGCCGCCCCCGGCCTCCGACGGGCCCCCGCCGCCGGGCGGGGGCTCCCCGTACGACCCGCCACCGCCGGGCGCGGGCGGCGGCACCCCCTTCGGTGGCGGCGGCCCCGGCGGCACCCCGCCGCCCCCGTACGGAGGCGACCCCTACGGCGGCGGCTTCGGCGGGCAGGACCCCCTCGCGGGCATGCCCCCGCTCGCCGACAGCGGCAAGCGCGTCCTCGCCCGCATCATCGACATGATCCTCGTCGGCGCGGTCGTCATCCTTTTGTCCCTCCTTTTCGGGACGAACGAGTACGACTGGGACCCGGACAAGGTGGACGCGGGCAGGTCGTTCGGCCAGTCCCTGCTCGCCGCCGTGCTGTACATGGCGTACGACAGCTATCTGATCTCGAAGACGGGGCAGACGCTGGGCAAGAAATGGCTCGGAATGAGGGTGGCGAACCTCAACGACGGGGCGAACCCCACGCTGCAGACGGCGCTCGCGCGCTCGGCGGTGCTGTGGATCCCGTTCGCGTTCTGCTGTGCCTGCATCTGGACGGCGATCTGCGGCGGCTGGAGCTTCTTCGACAAGCCCTACAAGCAGGGGCTGCACGACAAGGCGGCCAAGACGGTGGTGGTCAGCGTGGGCTGA
- a CDS encoding immune inhibitor A domain-containing protein, translating to MTIKRRTFRATAAAVALAAATATFSAYSVAAADDGGSGDKASATGKVAAIDRRDPADAKAHVDHDLEGPFSKQQAQQRKAALEQVVSGDAKVRKRGGSNVVKLDDKKYVELGREKTDKIFTILVEFGDKVDDTTMYDPDGPDGPEQPVKKYGGKPGPAHNKIAKPDRAKDNSTAWQADYNRKHFQDLYFGEGKDAKGKPKHSLKTYYEKTSSGRYSVDGEVSDWVKVDYNEARYGSNYCGDSNCANVWDAVRDGTTAWVKDQKAKGRTDAQIKADLAKYDLWDRYDFDGDGDFNEPDGYIDHFQIVHAGEDESAGGGAEGENALWAHRWYAYGNDAGKTGPADNKSGGTQIGDSGIWVGDYTMQPENGGLGVFAHEYGHDLGLPDLYDTTGKAENSVGFWSLMSAGSWLGTGKGSIGDLPGDMTAWDKFQLGWLNYDRAKAATTSEHKLGVSEYNTRHRQALLVDLPKKPVTTTVVKPAEGTKQWWSGQDDDLRNTLTRSVDLTGKSKAELSLQGWWDIESNYDYLYTEVSTDSGANWTPVDGTADGKQITRDAGDKPALTGSSKKYQKLVFPLDAYAGKKIDVRFRYATDGGTALKGFAADAITLTADGAKLFEDGAEGDDNGWKTKGFSRIGESFTKQYEQYYLAENRQYVSYDKTLKVGPYNFGFSNSRPDWVEHYPYQTGLMIWQWDTSQKDNNVSQHPGKGLILPIDAHAKPMKWKDGSLLRNKIQPFDAPFSKYRTRAFTLHNADVALKIKSKKGVSVFDDRKGTYWYAENPTGSVKVTDTNTRIKILKQPKDGSTITLQVGKSTK from the coding sequence GTGACCATCAAGAGACGAACGTTCAGAGCGACCGCGGCAGCGGTCGCTCTCGCGGCTGCGACCGCGACGTTCTCCGCCTATTCAGTGGCGGCCGCCGACGACGGCGGGAGCGGCGACAAGGCGTCCGCGACCGGCAAGGTGGCAGCCATCGACCGCCGGGATCCGGCGGACGCCAAGGCCCACGTCGACCACGACCTCGAGGGCCCGTTCAGCAAGCAGCAGGCCCAGCAGCGCAAGGCCGCCCTGGAGCAGGTCGTCTCCGGCGACGCCAAGGTGCGCAAGCGCGGCGGGTCGAACGTGGTCAAGCTCGACGACAAGAAGTACGTCGAGCTGGGCCGGGAGAAGACCGACAAGATCTTCACGATCCTGGTGGAGTTCGGGGACAAGGTGGACGACACCACCATGTACGACCCCGACGGACCGGACGGCCCCGAGCAGCCCGTCAAGAAGTACGGCGGCAAGCCCGGCCCCGCGCACAACAAGATAGCCAAGCCGGACCGTGCGAAGGACAACAGCACGGCCTGGCAGGCGGACTACAACCGGAAGCACTTCCAGGACCTGTACTTCGGTGAGGGCAAGGACGCCAAGGGCAAGCCCAAGCACTCCCTGAAGACCTACTACGAGAAGACGTCGTCCGGCCGCTACTCGGTCGACGGCGAGGTCTCGGACTGGGTCAAGGTCGACTACAACGAGGCCCGCTACGGCTCCAACTACTGCGGCGACTCCAACTGCGCCAACGTCTGGGACGCGGTGCGCGACGGCACGACCGCCTGGGTCAAGGACCAGAAGGCCAAGGGCCGCACGGACGCGCAGATCAAGGCCGACCTCGCCAAGTACGACCTGTGGGACCGCTACGACTTCGACGGCGACGGCGACTTCAACGAGCCCGACGGGTACATCGACCACTTCCAGATCGTGCACGCGGGCGAGGACGAGTCCGCGGGCGGCGGCGCCGAGGGCGAGAACGCCCTGTGGGCGCACCGCTGGTACGCCTACGGTAACGACGCGGGCAAGACCGGCCCCGCCGACAACAAGTCGGGCGGCACCCAGATCGGCGACTCCGGCATCTGGGTCGGCGACTACACGATGCAGCCCGAGAACGGCGGCCTCGGCGTCTTCGCCCACGAGTACGGCCACGACCTGGGCCTGCCCGACCTGTACGACACCACCGGCAAGGCCGAGAACTCCGTCGGCTTCTGGTCGCTGATGTCGGCCGGTTCCTGGCTCGGCACCGGCAAGGGCTCGATCGGCGACCTGCCGGGCGACATGACCGCCTGGGACAAGTTCCAGCTGGGCTGGCTCAACTACGACCGGGCGAAGGCCGCGACGACCTCCGAGCACAAGCTCGGCGTGTCCGAGTACAACACCCGGCACCGCCAGGCGCTCCTCGTCGACCTGCCCAAGAAGCCGGTCACCACGACGGTCGTGAAGCCCGCCGAGGGCACCAAGCAGTGGTGGAGCGGCCAGGACGACGACCTGCGCAACACGCTGACGCGCAGCGTCGACCTCACCGGCAAGTCCAAGGCCGAGCTCTCGCTGCAGGGTTGGTGGGACATCGAGTCCAACTACGACTACCTCTACACCGAGGTGTCCACCGACTCCGGCGCCAACTGGACGCCCGTCGACGGCACGGCCGACGGCAAGCAGATCACCCGCGACGCGGGCGACAAGCCGGCCCTGACCGGTTCCTCGAAGAAGTACCAGAAGCTGGTCTTCCCGCTGGACGCCTACGCTGGCAAGAAGATCGACGTCCGCTTCCGCTACGCCACCGACGGCGGCACGGCGCTCAAGGGCTTCGCGGCCGACGCGATCACGCTGACCGCGGACGGCGCCAAGCTCTTCGAGGACGGCGCCGAGGGCGACGACAACGGCTGGAAGACGAAGGGCTTCTCGCGCATCGGCGAGTCCTTCACCAAGCAGTACGAGCAGTACTACCTCGCGGAGAACCGCCAGTACGTGTCGTACGACAAGACCCTGAAGGTCGGTCCGTACAACTTCGGCTTCTCCAACTCCCGTCCCGACTGGGTCGAGCACTACCCCTACCAGACCGGCCTGATGATCTGGCAGTGGGACACCTCCCAGAAGGACAACAACGTCAGCCAGCACCCCGGCAAGGGTCTGATCCTCCCGATCGACGCCCACGCCAAGCCGATGAAGTGGAAGGACGGCTCGCTTCTGCGCAACAAGATCCAGCCGTTCGACGCGCCGTTCTCGAAGTACCGCACGCGCGCGTTCACGCTTCACAACGCCGACGTCGCCCTCAAGATCAAGTCGAAGAAGGGCGTCTCCGTCTTCGACGACCGCAAGGGCACCTACTGGTACGCGGAGAACCCCACCGGAAGTGTCAAGGTCACTGACACCAACACCCGGATAAAGATCCTCAAGCAGCCCAAGGACGGCTCGACGATCACGCTCCAGGTGGGCAAGTCCACCAAGTAA
- a CDS encoding nicotinamidase encodes MRRALIVVDVQNDFCEGGSLAVSGGADVAAAITELIGQASPCYRHVVATRDHHIDPGDHFSDQPDFVRSWPPHCVAGTEGVGFHPNFAPAVASGAIDAVFDKGARSAAYSGFEGVDENGTSLAAWLRARQIQEVDVVGIATDHCVRATALDAVREGFRTHVLLDLTAGVAEETTQRALDELRTAGAELTGKPVV; translated from the coding sequence ATGCGTCGCGCCCTGATCGTCGTCGATGTACAGAACGACTTCTGCGAAGGGGGCAGTCTCGCGGTGTCCGGCGGAGCGGATGTGGCTGCCGCCATCACCGAACTCATCGGGCAGGCCTCCCCCTGCTACCGGCATGTCGTGGCCACCCGTGACCACCACATCGACCCCGGTGACCACTTCTCCGACCAGCCGGACTTCGTGCGGTCCTGGCCGCCGCACTGCGTCGCCGGGACGGAGGGGGTCGGGTTCCATCCGAACTTCGCGCCCGCCGTGGCGTCCGGGGCGATCGACGCCGTCTTCGACAAGGGGGCGCGCTCGGCCGCCTACAGCGGGTTCGAGGGGGTCGACGAGAACGGGACCTCTCTCGCCGCGTGGCTGCGGGCGCGGCAGATCCAGGAGGTCGACGTGGTCGGGATCGCCACGGACCACTGTGTGCGGGCCACCGCGCTCGACGCCGTCCGTGAGGGTTTCCGCACCCACGTCCTCCTCGACCTCACGGCCGGGGTGGCCGAGGAGACCACTCAGCGGGCCCTGGACGAGCTGCGCACCGCCGGGGCCGAACTGACCGGCAAGCCGGTGGTGTGA
- a CDS encoding nicotinate phosphoribosyltransferase, which produces MNSGEHDLGLPVDVPSTALFTDHYELTMLQGALKSGTADRRSVFEVFTRRLPEGRRYGVVAGTGRVLDAVENFRFDAAVLAFLRERGVVDAPTLDWLASYRFSGDIWGYPEGETYFPGSPILRVEGSFAECVLLETVILSILNHDSAIAAAASRMASAAGDRPLIEMGARRTHELAAVAAARAAYVGGFTTTSDLAAGFRYGIPTVGTSAHSFTLVHDSERDAFRAQVDALGRGTTLLVDTYDVGEAVRMAVEIAGPELGAVRIDSGDLLLVAHRVRKELDELGATDTKIVVTSDLDEYAIASLAAAPVDAYGVGTQLVTGSGHPTCSMVYKLVARARGADPKAPLEPVAKKSLGGKSSLGGRKWAARRVDADGVAEAEVIGTGPVPADLADRQLLVELVKAGDVVAREPLDVVRERHAAARGRLPLSATQLSRGEAVIPTEYLA; this is translated from the coding sequence ATGAACTCTGGGGAGCATGACCTGGGGCTGCCGGTGGACGTCCCCTCCACCGCGCTCTTCACGGATCACTACGAGTTGACGATGTTGCAGGGCGCGCTGAAGTCGGGCACCGCCGACCGGCGCTCGGTCTTCGAGGTGTTCACCCGCAGACTGCCCGAGGGCCGCCGCTACGGCGTCGTGGCCGGTACCGGGCGGGTCCTGGACGCGGTCGAGAACTTCCGCTTCGACGCCGCCGTGCTCGCCTTCCTGCGCGAGCGCGGCGTCGTGGACGCACCGACGCTCGACTGGCTGGCCTCGTACCGCTTCAGCGGGGACATCTGGGGCTATCCGGAGGGCGAGACGTACTTCCCCGGCTCGCCGATCCTGCGGGTCGAGGGCTCCTTCGCGGAGTGCGTGCTCCTGGAGACGGTGATCCTCTCCATCCTCAACCACGACTCGGCCATCGCCGCGGCCGCGTCCCGCATGGCCTCCGCCGCGGGCGACCGGCCGCTGATCGAGATGGGCGCCCGCCGCACCCACGAGCTGGCCGCCGTCGCCGCCGCGCGGGCCGCCTACGTCGGCGGCTTCACCACCACATCCGACCTCGCGGCCGGTTTCCGCTACGGCATCCCGACCGTCGGCACCTCCGCGCACTCCTTCACGCTCGTCCACGACAGCGAGCGGGACGCCTTCCGCGCCCAGGTCGACGCGCTCGGCCGGGGCACCACCCTGCTCGTCGACACCTACGACGTCGGCGAGGCCGTCCGGATGGCCGTGGAGATCGCCGGGCCCGAGCTCGGCGCCGTCCGCATCGACTCCGGCGACCTGCTGCTCGTCGCCCACCGGGTGCGCAAGGAGCTCGACGAGCTCGGCGCCACCGACACCAAGATCGTGGTCACCTCCGACCTCGACGAGTACGCCATCGCCTCGCTCGCCGCGGCGCCCGTGGACGCGTACGGCGTGGGCACCCAGCTGGTCACCGGCTCCGGGCACCCCACCTGCTCCATGGTCTACAAGCTCGTCGCCCGCGCCCGCGGCGCCGACCCCAAGGCCCCCCTCGAACCCGTCGCCAAGAAGTCCCTCGGCGGGAAGTCGTCCCTCGGCGGCCGCAAGTGGGCCGCGCGGCGCGTGGACGCGGACGGGGTCGCCGAGGCCGAGGTCATCGGGACCGGGCCGGTGCCCGCCGACCTCGCCGACCGCCAGCTCCTCGTCGAGCTGGTCAAGGCAGGGGACGTCGTCGCCCGTGAGCCCCTGGACGTGGTGCGCGAGCGGCACGCCGCCGCGCGGGGGCGGCTGCCGCTCTCGGCCACCCAGCTGTCGCGCGGGGAGGCGGTCATTCCCACCGAGTACCTGGCCTGA
- the clpS gene encoding ATP-dependent Clp protease adapter ClpS, producing the protein MGQVSSAAPVEITRPDAEEETFVVPEPDVPWITLVHNDPVNLMSYVTYVFQTYFGYSKDKATKLMLDVHHKGRAVVSSGSREEMERDVQAMHGYGLWATLQQDRK; encoded by the coding sequence ATGGGGCAAGTGAGTAGCGCTGCTCCCGTAGAGATCACACGCCCGGACGCGGAAGAGGAGACCTTCGTGGTCCCCGAGCCGGACGTTCCGTGGATCACGCTCGTGCACAACGACCCGGTCAATCTGATGAGCTACGTGACCTATGTCTTCCAGACGTACTTCGGGTACTCGAAGGACAAGGCCACCAAGCTGATGCTGGACGTGCACCACAAGGGCCGGGCCGTCGTCTCCAGCGGTTCCCGCGAGGAGATGGAACGCGACGTGCAGGCGATGCACGGATACGGGCTGTGGGCCACGCTCCAGCAGGACCGGAAGTAG
- a CDS encoding DUF2017 domain-containing protein translates to MPGHFEPIPGGGAAVALDEVEISIIRSLAVQLLELIGPGEEPAGADGDPFAELFAEGPSEPPADPVLKRLLPDAYGGPGSESEPPEKADELRAYSAEFRRFTENDLRARKRDDALAVIRSLDALTVAGEGGAVLKLSAEESRNWLGALNDLRLAIGTRLDVTDEEDTDILFRLPDSDPRKPMVMAYLWLGGLQETLVETLLA, encoded by the coding sequence ATGCCAGGACACTTCGAACCGATCCCCGGCGGCGGCGCGGCCGTCGCACTCGACGAGGTCGAGATCTCGATCATCCGCTCCCTCGCCGTCCAGCTCCTGGAGCTGATCGGCCCGGGCGAGGAGCCCGCGGGCGCCGACGGCGACCCCTTCGCGGAGCTGTTCGCCGAGGGCCCGAGCGAGCCGCCCGCCGACCCGGTGCTGAAAAGGCTGCTCCCGGACGCGTACGGCGGCCCCGGCAGCGAGTCCGAACCCCCGGAGAAGGCCGACGAACTGCGGGCCTACTCCGCCGAGTTCCGCCGCTTCACCGAGAACGACCTCAGGGCCCGCAAGCGGGACGACGCCCTCGCCGTGATCCGCTCCCTGGACGCGCTCACCGTCGCGGGCGAGGGCGGCGCCGTCCTGAAGCTGTCCGCCGAGGAGTCGCGCAACTGGCTCGGCGCGCTCAACGACCTGCGGCTCGCGATCGGGACCCGGCTCGACGTGACCGACGAGGAGGACACCGACATCCTCTTCCGGCTGCCGGACTCCGACCCGCGCAAGCCGATGGTGATGGCCTATCTGTGGCTGGGCGGGCTCCAGGAGACGTTGGTCGAGACACTGCTCGCCTGA
- a CDS encoding alanine/glycine:cation symporter family protein, with protein sequence MSLESFTDSVDRTVNGWFEPVTKKLSEIVFYAVPVGDTELPLIVAWLVVAGLVFSLYFGFVQFGKFKLALNVVRGKYDEKGSDGEVNHFQALTAAVSGTVGLGNIAGVAVAVSIGGAGATFWMILCGLLGMATKFVEVTLGVKYRQVHPDGTVSGGPMHYLPKGLGERFGGWGLKLGKVLAVLASICILFFGLFGGNLLQVNQSYAQLAKVTGDGWISSSSGALFFGLLIAALVGIVLIGGIRSIAAVTSRLVPAMAGMYIVVCLIVILVNVTAVPSAISAIVEGAFNPQGVTGGIIGALIVGFKRAAFSNEAGIGSAPIAHSAVKTKHPASEGLVALLEPFIDTVVICTMTALTIVIADPASWKVGGSIDNAQGVTLTSDAFETVLPWFPHLLTVAVMLFAFSTVLTWGYYGLKSWTHLFGRSRASELTYKVLYSAGCVLGSLLTLGKLFDLADAVLFMLAVFNIIGLYLLAPVVKRELDAFLAYVRRRGNGEPEPDEAAAVGAADSVVTKAD encoded by the coding sequence ATGTCACTCGAATCCTTCACCGACTCCGTCGACCGCACCGTGAACGGTTGGTTTGAGCCTGTAACCAAGAAGCTCAGCGAGATCGTTTTCTATGCGGTCCCCGTGGGCGATACCGAACTGCCGCTCATCGTGGCCTGGCTCGTCGTCGCGGGTCTCGTCTTCTCCCTCTACTTCGGCTTCGTCCAGTTCGGAAAGTTCAAACTCGCCCTGAACGTGGTGCGTGGCAAGTACGACGAGAAGGGGTCGGACGGGGAGGTCAATCACTTCCAGGCGCTGACCGCCGCGGTCTCCGGCACCGTCGGTCTCGGCAACATCGCCGGTGTCGCCGTCGCGGTGAGCATCGGTGGCGCGGGAGCCACCTTCTGGATGATCCTCTGCGGCCTGCTCGGCATGGCCACCAAGTTCGTCGAGGTGACCCTCGGCGTGAAGTACCGCCAGGTGCATCCCGACGGGACCGTCTCCGGCGGCCCGATGCACTACCTGCCCAAGGGGCTCGGTGAACGCTTCGGCGGCTGGGGACTCAAGCTCGGCAAGGTCCTGGCTGTCCTCGCCTCCATCTGCATCCTCTTCTTCGGCCTCTTCGGCGGAAACCTGCTGCAGGTCAACCAGAGCTACGCGCAGCTCGCCAAGGTCACCGGTGACGGCTGGATCAGCTCCTCGTCGGGCGCGCTCTTCTTCGGCCTGCTGATCGCCGCGCTCGTCGGCATCGTGCTCATCGGCGGCATCCGCTCCATCGCCGCCGTCACCAGCCGTCTGGTCCCGGCGATGGCCGGTATGTACATCGTGGTCTGCCTGATCGTCATCCTCGTCAACGTCACCGCCGTTCCGTCGGCGATCAGCGCGATCGTCGAGGGCGCCTTCAACCCGCAGGGCGTCACGGGCGGCATCATCGGCGCGCTGATCGTCGGCTTCAAGCGGGCCGCGTTCTCCAACGAGGCCGGCATCGGCTCCGCCCCGATCGCGCACTCCGCGGTGAAGACCAAGCACCCCGCGAGCGAGGGCCTGGTCGCGCTCCTGGAGCCGTTCATCGACACGGTCGTCATCTGCACCATGACCGCGCTGACCATCGTCATCGCCGACCCCGCCAGCTGGAAGGTCGGCGGGAGCATCGACAACGCCCAGGGTGTGACGCTCACCTCGGACGCCTTCGAGACCGTCCTGCCGTGGTTCCCGCACCTGCTGACCGTCGCGGTCATGCTCTTCGCCTTCTCCACGGTGCTCACCTGGGGCTACTACGGCCTCAAGTCCTGGACGCACCTCTTCGGCCGCAGCCGGGCCAGCGAGCTCACCTACAAGGTCCTGTACTCGGCCGGCTGTGTCCTCGGCTCCCTGCTCACCCTGGGCAAGCTGTTCGACCTGGCCGACGCGGTGCTCTTCATGCTCGCGGTCTTCAACATCATCGGCCTCTACCTGCTGGCCCCGGTGGTCAAGCGGGAGCTGGACGCCTTCCTCGCCTACGTCCGCCGACGCGGGAACGGCGAGCCGGAGCCGGACGAGGCCGCAGCCGTGGGCGCCGCCGACAGCGTCGTGACGAAGGCCGACTGA